From the genome of Deinococcus sp. JMULE3, one region includes:
- a CDS encoding hemolysin III family protein — MKRLLTAPREPVNALTHWGGALAALIVLGPLLTWAHSRGLTLWPFVVFSVSMVALYAASASYHSFRPTERGLLWLRKLDHAGIFLLIAGSYTPVAYYGLDGVWRDAVLWLVWGIALSGIVLKLVTMRLPRWISTALYLGMGWLALLFMPKFIYTLSPGALFWLAAGGVLYSIGAVIYGTKRWNPRPGVFGFHEIWHLFVLAGTGAHVAMMFHLG, encoded by the coding sequence ATGAAGCGCCTGCTCACCGCCCCCCGCGAACCCGTGAACGCCCTGACCCACTGGGGCGGCGCGCTCGCCGCGCTGATCGTGCTGGGGCCGCTGCTGACGTGGGCGCACTCCCGCGGGCTGACCCTGTGGCCGTTCGTGGTGTTCAGCGTCAGCATGGTCGCCCTGTACGCCGCCAGCGCCAGCTACCACTCCTTCCGCCCCACGGAACGCGGGCTGCTGTGGCTGCGCAAACTCGACCACGCGGGCATCTTTCTGCTCATCGCGGGCAGTTACACCCCGGTGGCGTACTACGGCCTGGACGGCGTGTGGCGCGACGCCGTGCTGTGGCTGGTGTGGGGCATCGCCCTGAGCGGGATCGTCCTGAAACTCGTCACCATGCGCCTGCCACGCTGGATCAGCACCGCGCTGTACCTCGGGATGGGCTGGCTGGCCCTGCTGTTCATGCCCAAGTTCATCTACACCCTCAGCCCCGGCGCGCTGTTCTGGCTGGCGGCGGGCGGCGTGCTGTACTCCATCGGGGCTGTCATCTACGGCACGAAACGCTGGAATCCGCGCCCCGGCGTGTTCGGCTTCCACGAGATCTGGCACCTGTTCGTCCTCGCCGGGACTGGCGCGCACGTCGCCATGATGTTCCACCTGGGCTGA
- a CDS encoding site-2 protease family protein yields the protein MGLISLLSSDPLAFLIVAAALLLSLAFHEFAHAWTADRLGDPTPRRFGRVTLNPINHLDPIGSLLLLFAPFGFARPVPINPNNLGRWGTLWTAAAGPLSNLLIALVCVGIIAVVPRETLLAGGTLSTFLFTVLSVNLGLAIFNLLPIPLLDGSRIVGGLVPSLGRSLAQFEAQPFSFVIVMVFIFLFSDQLGQLIATIRNGLLSVVL from the coding sequence ATGGGTCTCATCTCTCTGCTGTCCAGCGATCCGCTGGCGTTCCTGATCGTGGCGGCCGCGCTGCTGCTGTCGCTGGCCTTTCACGAGTTCGCGCACGCCTGGACCGCCGACCGGCTGGGCGATCCCACTCCGCGCCGTTTCGGGCGGGTGACGCTGAATCCCATCAATCACCTTGACCCGATCGGGTCGCTGCTGCTGCTGTTCGCGCCGTTCGGGTTCGCGCGGCCCGTGCCGATCAACCCGAACAACCTGGGCCGCTGGGGCACCCTCTGGACGGCGGCGGCGGGCCCGCTGAGCAACCTGCTGATCGCGCTGGTGTGCGTGGGCATCATCGCGGTCGTGCCGCGCGAGACGCTGCTGGCGGGCGGCACGCTGTCCACCTTCCTGTTCACGGTCCTCAGCGTGAACCTGGGCTTGGCGATCTTCAACCTGCTGCCCATTCCGCTGCTGGACGGCAGCCGCATCGTGGGTGGGCTGGTGCCGTCGCTGGGGCGCAGTCTCGCGCAGTTCGAGGCGCAGCCGTTCAGCTTCGTGATCGTCATGGTGTTCATCTTCCTGTTCAGCGACCAGCTGGGCCAGCTGATCGCCACGATCCGCAACGGACTGCTGAGCGTCGTGCTGTAA